In one window of Phycisphaerales bacterium DNA:
- a CDS encoding transporter, which produces MRASGQLQLALAVAAGCASGAVAAGVLQGDGPGGASPADKSGYHLFNPTPREQMRELSTDRPDTTESPYTVDAGHFQVELSFVDLSFDDTDSVETRAVSVAPMLLKVGLTNDIDLALGLDPYTRVRTEDGAAEETVEGFGDTVLRLKANLWGNDGGDTALALMPFVKFPTASDGLGNDHVEGGLIIPFGMSLPNEFSMGLMAEFDLIRDAADEGYVVDFVHTATIGRPLVGELSGYVEYAGFYNLNADEDYRGYFDAGLTYAVTDDLQLDTGIRVGLTEAAEDFGVFAGIAWRY; this is translated from the coding sequence ATGCGGGCATCCGGGCAGTTGCAGCTAGCGTTGGCGGTGGCGGCCGGGTGCGCGTCTGGCGCCGTCGCCGCGGGCGTGCTTCAAGGGGATGGGCCGGGCGGGGCGTCGCCGGCGGACAAGTCCGGGTACCACCTGTTTAACCCGACGCCGCGGGAGCAGATGCGGGAGCTGAGCACCGACCGGCCGGACACGACGGAAAGCCCGTACACGGTCGATGCGGGGCACTTCCAAGTGGAGTTGTCGTTCGTTGACCTGTCCTTCGACGACACCGACAGCGTGGAAACGCGGGCGGTGTCGGTCGCGCCGATGCTGCTGAAGGTTGGATTGACGAACGATATTGACCTTGCCCTGGGGCTGGACCCGTACACGCGCGTGCGCACCGAGGATGGCGCCGCGGAGGAGACGGTGGAAGGGTTCGGCGACACGGTCCTTCGGCTCAAGGCAAACCTGTGGGGCAACGACGGCGGGGACACGGCGCTGGCGCTGATGCCCTTTGTCAAGTTCCCGACCGCGAGCGATGGCCTTGGGAACGATCACGTTGAGGGCGGGCTGATCATCCCGTTCGGGATGTCGCTGCCTAACGAGTTCTCGATGGGTCTGATGGCCGAGTTCGACCTTATCCGCGACGCGGCGGACGAGGGGTACGTGGTGGACTTCGTGCATACCGCCACCATCGGGCGGCCGCTGGTGGGCGAGCTCTCGGGGTACGTTGAGTACGCGGGTTTCTACAACTTGAACGCCGATGAGGATTACCGCGGGTACTTCGACGCGGGGCTGACGTACGCCGTGACGGACGACCTGCAACTCGACACGGGCATCCGCGTGGGGCTGACGGAGGCGGCGGAGGACTTCGGCGTGTTCGCCGGGATTGCGTGGAGGTACTGA
- a CDS encoding metal ABC transporter permease — translation MSALFTIAGYEVRATDVWIVATAAASSVACGLLGCYLVLRRMSLLGDAISHAILPGLALAFIVTHSREPLPMLMGALVVGVATAVTSAGLSRWGKVPEDAAMGVVFTALFAVGVILITFHAHKVDLDPGCVLYGLLEMVPFDRVSVLGLELPRSFAFLSGLLCVLVLLIALFFKELKIVSFDPYLATTMGINAAVVHYALMTGVAATCVASFEAVGSILVVAMLVAPGATAHLLTDRLSRMLVISAVVATLSAVLGYVMSVVLNTSVAGSISTVALGLFVLAVVFAPRHGWLPRQWRRLALALRITQEDVLGLLYRWQEQQAAAANPHPPTVREVLEATHSGWLGRVSLFVLGRRGLVRSSAGALAPTQAGIEVARHVVRGHRLWETYLAKHLAVDPGRVHSPAHRAEHYLTPGIQASLDQDVGTGQDPHGKPIPPRD, via the coding sequence GTGAGTGCGCTGTTCACCATCGCGGGGTACGAGGTACGGGCGACGGACGTGTGGATCGTCGCTACGGCCGCGGCGTCGTCGGTCGCGTGCGGGCTGCTGGGGTGCTACCTCGTGCTGCGGCGGATGTCGCTGCTGGGGGACGCGATCTCGCACGCGATCCTGCCGGGGCTGGCGCTGGCGTTCATCGTGACGCACAGCCGCGAGCCGCTGCCGATGCTGATGGGGGCGCTGGTGGTGGGGGTGGCGACGGCGGTGACGTCGGCGGGGCTCTCGCGGTGGGGGAAGGTGCCCGAGGACGCGGCCATGGGTGTCGTGTTCACGGCGCTGTTCGCCGTGGGCGTGATCCTGATCACCTTCCACGCGCACAAGGTGGACCTGGACCCCGGGTGCGTGCTGTACGGGCTGCTGGAGATGGTGCCCTTCGACAGGGTGAGCGTGCTTGGGCTCGAGCTGCCGCGGTCCTTCGCGTTCCTGAGCGGGCTGCTATGCGTGCTGGTGCTGCTGATCGCGCTGTTCTTCAAGGAGCTCAAGATCGTCTCGTTCGATCCGTACCTGGCCACGACCATGGGGATCAACGCGGCGGTCGTGCACTACGCCCTGATGACCGGTGTCGCCGCTACGTGCGTGGCGTCGTTTGAAGCGGTGGGGTCGATCCTGGTAGTGGCGATGCTGGTGGCGCCGGGGGCGACGGCGCACCTGCTGACCGACCGGCTGTCGCGGATGCTGGTGATCTCCGCGGTCGTGGCGACGCTCAGCGCGGTGCTGGGGTACGTGATGTCGGTGGTGCTGAACACCTCGGTCGCGGGGTCGATCAGCACGGTGGCGTTGGGGCTGTTCGTGCTCGCGGTGGTCTTCGCGCCCAGGCACGGGTGGTTGCCGCGCCAATGGCGGCGGCTGGCGCTGGCCCTGCGGATCACGCAGGAGGATGTGCTGGGGCTGCTGTACCGCTGGCAGGAGCAGCAGGCCGCGGCCGCCAACCCGCACCCGCCGACCGTCCGCGAGGTGCTGGAGGCGACGCATTCCGGTTGGCTGGGGCGGGTTTCGCTCTTCGTGCTGGGGCGGCGGGGGCTGGTGCGGTCGAGCGCGGGGGCGCTGGCGCCCACTCAGGCGGGGATCGAAGTTGCCCGGCACGTCGTCCGCGGGCACCGTTTATGGGAGACCTACCTGGCGAAGCACCTGGCGGTGGACCCCGGTCGGGTGCACTCGCCGGCCCACAGGGCCGAGCACTACCTGACGCCGGGGATCCAGGCGAGCCTGGACCAGGACGTGGGCACCGGTCAGGACCCGCACGGGAAGCCGATCCCGCCGCGGGATTGA
- a CDS encoding metal-dependent transcriptional regulator produces MPSQPSQTVEDYLKQILALQGEGEATVGDLARHLRVTPGTVTTMIKRLAEQKLVTSKRYGGIRLTAKGERLALAVLRRHRLIETFLVQTLGFDWSEVHDEAERLEHAMSDRLLDRIDEFLGRPDVDPHGDPIPTAKGALADRRLIPLGACRPGMRTRIGRILDQDASFLRFVEESGLKPGEPITIESTDANADALVVTAPTGRRVTLSTRAASKILVER; encoded by the coding sequence GTGCCCAGCCAGCCGAGCCAGACCGTCGAGGACTACCTCAAGCAGATTCTGGCCCTCCAGGGGGAGGGTGAGGCAACCGTCGGCGACCTCGCCCGCCACCTCCGAGTCACCCCCGGCACCGTCACAACGATGATCAAACGCCTCGCCGAGCAGAAGCTCGTGACTTCCAAGCGTTACGGCGGCATCCGCCTCACGGCCAAGGGCGAGCGTCTCGCGCTGGCCGTCCTCCGCCGCCACCGCCTCATCGAAACTTTCCTGGTGCAGACCCTCGGCTTCGACTGGTCCGAGGTGCACGACGAGGCCGAGCGCCTCGAGCACGCCATGTCCGACCGCCTGCTCGACCGCATCGACGAGTTCCTGGGCCGCCCCGATGTGGACCCCCACGGCGACCCCATCCCCACCGCCAAAGGCGCCCTCGCCGACCGCCGCCTCATCCCCCTCGGCGCGTGCAGGCCCGGGATGCGCACCCGCATCGGCCGAATCCTCGACCAGGACGCAAGCTTCCTGCGCTTCGTCGAGGAGAGCGGCCTCAAGCCCGGCGAGCCCATCACCATCGAAAGCACCGACGCCAACGCCGACGCCCTCGTTGTGACGGCGCCGACCGGCCGACGCGTGACCCTCTCCACCCGCGCGGCTTCCAAAATCCTGGTCGAACGCTGA
- a CDS encoding iron chelate uptake ABC transporter family permease subunit, producing MDELLRLLTLQDSNTRVVLLGTSVLGVASAVIGTFAVLRRRSLVGDAVAHAALPGVCAAYFAVGDRNFAAFMLGALVFGVAAAAFVSFVRSATRIKEDAAIALAIGGFFGVGIVLSRMIQNQPGGNRAGIDSFIYGKAASMVGDDARLILVVAAAVLGTAALFYKEFKALCFDRDFAASQGWPTLTLDLLLMGLICTCTVVGLPAVGVVLMVSLLVIPPVAARFWTNRLSTMLLIAAVLGGVSGVLGTALSATLPVPEDVPSRGWPTGPLITLVATAIFVVSLLLAPRRGLVGDLVRRVSLRRRVAEQNLLRAVYEHLEDLGELGTEWSASQLDVSAEALPRMVRRGLVARAGAGAFRLTDGGQAEAAKVVRAHRLWELFLIQQADIAPDHVDRDADQIEHVLSPEVLAHLEERLHAMGRLPGGVPRSPHPIHAGGTA from the coding sequence ATGGACGAGCTGCTGCGATTACTCACCCTGCAGGATTCAAACACCCGCGTGGTGCTGCTGGGCACCTCGGTGCTGGGGGTGGCATCGGCGGTGATCGGCACGTTCGCGGTGCTGCGGCGGCGGTCGCTGGTGGGGGACGCGGTCGCCCACGCGGCGCTGCCGGGGGTGTGCGCCGCGTACTTTGCCGTCGGTGACCGCAACTTCGCGGCGTTCATGCTGGGGGCCCTGGTTTTTGGGGTCGCGGCCGCGGCGTTCGTGTCGTTCGTGCGGAGCGCGACACGGATCAAGGAGGACGCGGCGATCGCGCTGGCTATCGGCGGGTTCTTCGGCGTCGGCATCGTGCTGTCACGGATGATCCAGAACCAGCCGGGCGGCAACCGCGCGGGGATCGACAGCTTCATCTACGGCAAAGCCGCGAGCATGGTGGGGGATGACGCCCGCCTGATCCTGGTCGTGGCGGCGGCCGTGCTGGGGACGGCGGCGCTGTTTTACAAGGAGTTCAAGGCGCTGTGCTTTGACCGCGACTTCGCGGCAAGCCAGGGCTGGCCGACGCTCACGCTCGACCTGTTGCTGATGGGGCTCATCTGCACGTGCACGGTGGTGGGGCTGCCGGCGGTGGGGGTGGTGCTCATGGTGTCGCTGCTGGTCATTCCGCCGGTGGCGGCACGGTTCTGGACCAATCGGCTGAGCACGATGCTGCTGATCGCGGCGGTGCTGGGCGGAGTCTCGGGGGTGCTAGGGACCGCGCTGAGCGCGACGCTTCCGGTGCCGGAAGATGTGCCCAGCCGTGGTTGGCCCACGGGTCCGCTGATCACGCTGGTGGCGACGGCGATCTTCGTGGTATCGCTGCTGCTGGCGCCGCGGCGCGGGCTGGTGGGGGACCTTGTGCGCCGGGTGTCGCTGCGGCGGCGGGTCGCCGAGCAGAACCTGTTGAGGGCTGTGTACGAGCACCTCGAAGACTTGGGCGAGCTTGGCACTGAGTGGAGCGCGTCGCAGCTCGATGTGAGCGCGGAGGCGTTGCCGCGGATGGTGCGGCGGGGACTCGTGGCGCGCGCTGGCGCGGGCGCGTTCAGACTGACCGATGGTGGGCAGGCGGAGGCAGCGAAGGTGGTGCGGGCGCACCGGTTGTGGGAGCTATTCCTGATCCAGCAGGCGGACATCGCGCCGGATCATGTGGATCGCGACGCCGACCAGATCGAGCACGTGCTGTCGCCGGAGGTGCTGGCGCACCTGGAGGAGCGGCTGCACGCGATGGGGCGGCTGCCGGGCGGCGTGCCGCGTTCGCCGCACCCGATCCACGCGGGGGGCACGGCGTGA
- a CDS encoding metal ABC transporter ATP-binding protein codes for MNTPPCVEVHDVTVAYHRKPVLWDVDVLLPSARLIAIVGPNGAGKSTLLKAILGLVPTASGRIEVFGKKLKQVRSRIGYVPQRETVDWDFPVSALDVVLMGRYGRLGWIKRPGRHDREVAMHSLSKVAMADFAHRQISQLSGGQQQRVFLARALAQEADLYFMDEPFAGVDAATERAIVEVLRELRSAGKTVVAVHHDLQTVADYFDHVVMLNMRLVAAGPIETTFTPRNLQNTYGGRLTILDETAESIRRGGRTR; via the coding sequence GTGAACACGCCGCCCTGCGTTGAGGTGCACGACGTCACGGTCGCGTACCACCGCAAGCCGGTGCTGTGGGATGTGGATGTGCTGCTGCCCTCGGCGCGCCTGATCGCGATCGTGGGACCCAACGGCGCGGGCAAGTCCACGCTCCTAAAGGCAATCCTGGGGCTGGTGCCGACCGCGAGCGGGCGAATCGAGGTGTTCGGCAAGAAGCTCAAGCAGGTGCGCTCACGCATCGGCTACGTGCCGCAACGGGAGACGGTGGACTGGGACTTCCCGGTGAGTGCGCTCGACGTGGTGCTCATGGGGCGGTACGGGCGGCTGGGGTGGATCAAGCGGCCGGGCAGGCACGACCGCGAGGTCGCGATGCACAGCCTCTCAAAGGTGGCGATGGCGGACTTCGCGCACCGGCAGATCAGCCAGCTCTCGGGCGGGCAGCAGCAGCGTGTGTTCCTGGCGCGGGCGCTGGCGCAGGAGGCGGACCTGTACTTCATGGATGAGCCTTTTGCGGGGGTGGACGCCGCGACGGAGCGGGCGATCGTGGAGGTGCTGCGCGAGCTGCGCTCGGCGGGGAAGACCGTGGTCGCGGTGCACCACGACCTCCAGACCGTGGCCGACTACTTCGACCACGTGGTGATGCTGAACATGCGGCTGGTGGCTGCGGGGCCGATTGAGACGACGTTCACGCCGCGGAACCTGCAGAACACCTACGGCGGACGGCTGACGATCCTGGACGAGACGGCGGAATCGATCCGGCGCGGGGGGCGGACGCGGTAA
- a CDS encoding zinc ABC transporter substrate-binding protein, protein MTLALSGCKETASTAAVAPKAGASGGPKVVATTGMIADVARTIGAGRAQVTALMGEGVDPHLYKASPGDVRLLTDADIILYNGLHLEGRMADVITKMASDTTVVRVTESMDESQLRSPPEFEGHYDPHVWFDVSLWSKAAERTRDALIAKDAAGRDMYARNATAYLEKLAALHEYAKTTIATIPEGSRVMVTAHDAFGYFGRAYGIEVLAIQGISTDSEASLQDINGLVDTLVSRKVPAVFIESSVPRKTVDALVEGCAARGHQVKVGGELFSDAMGPAGTPEGTYIGMVVHNVDTVTAALGGSVPAEKPGLLLSGMVPPPAGKR, encoded by the coding sequence GTGACTCTGGCCTTGAGCGGCTGCAAGGAGACCGCGAGCACCGCGGCCGTGGCGCCCAAGGCGGGCGCGAGCGGCGGGCCCAAGGTCGTCGCGACCACGGGCATGATCGCGGATGTGGCACGCACCATCGGGGCGGGTCGGGCGCAGGTGACGGCGCTCATGGGCGAGGGCGTGGACCCGCACCTGTACAAGGCCTCGCCGGGTGATGTGCGGCTGCTGACCGACGCGGACATCATTCTGTACAACGGGCTGCACCTGGAGGGGCGGATGGCGGACGTGATCACGAAGATGGCGTCGGACACGACGGTCGTCCGCGTGACGGAATCGATGGACGAGTCGCAACTGCGGTCGCCGCCGGAGTTCGAGGGGCACTACGACCCGCACGTGTGGTTCGATGTGTCGCTGTGGAGCAAGGCTGCGGAGCGGACGCGGGATGCGCTGATCGCGAAGGACGCGGCGGGCAGGGACATGTACGCCAGGAACGCCACGGCGTACCTCGAGAAACTCGCGGCGCTGCACGAGTACGCGAAGACGACGATCGCGACGATTCCTGAGGGCAGCCGCGTGATGGTCACGGCTCACGACGCGTTCGGCTACTTCGGGAGGGCCTACGGGATCGAGGTGTTGGCGATCCAGGGGATCAGCACCGACAGCGAGGCGAGCCTGCAGGACATCAACGGGCTGGTGGACACGCTGGTGTCGCGGAAGGTGCCGGCGGTGTTCATCGAGAGCAGTGTGCCGCGGAAGACGGTGGATGCGCTGGTGGAGGGGTGCGCCGCCCGCGGTCACCAGGTGAAGGTTGGGGGCGAGCTGTTCAGTGACGCGATGGGCCCTGCGGGCACGCCCGAGGGGACGTACATCGGGATGGTGGTGCACAATGTGGACACGGTGACGGCGGCCCTCGGTGGGAGCGTACCCGCGGAGAAGCCGGGGCTGCTGCTGTCGGGGATGGTCCCTCCACCTGCGGGGAAGCGTTGA